The Chryseolinea soli genome contains a region encoding:
- a CDS encoding tetratricopeptide repeat protein yields MAYSNRGTAKISIKDEPGATQDLHKAIELNPKSAVAYNGLGLVKMKRGNYAGSLEDLGKAIEIDPEDATAYRNRGVAKIELKDYTGALQDYNKVVAIRPDNPKAYHDCGYAKYLLKDYAGALQDLTKAIDLKLQKSDLYCLRGATKANLKDDVGAIDDFSKAILLDARNAEAYSNRGAEKRELKDFEGALRDLNTAIELDPKRAMAYNNRALTKADLKDYSGALQDENKAIELDPEDEQYHYKRGQLKYDMKDWPGALQDFSRAMELRPEYSDVYNARGATMVKLNDYAGAVQSFDKAIEMDSKNAESYSNRGATKIMLKDPAGAIQDINKAIELDASYVMAYNNRGKAKDDLEDYSGAIRDFDKAIELEPKNPAYVSAYNNRGHAKGKLHDYAGALQDYRMALELDSSLVEAYSGRGYLKLQMNDFDGAILDFHKALDLNPRLDGVYNNLGYAKLKLKDYTGALQDCSKAIELNPKDAYPYNNRADAKCELGDYTGALLDCSTSLELDAKNEYAYNVLGKIRSKRKEYTEAMSAFNKAIELNPKFAEGYRSRGLEKIARGDRTQGCSDLRKAMELGDSTSDVLIKQYCK; encoded by the coding sequence TTGGCCTATAGCAATAGAGGAACTGCAAAAATCAGCATCAAAGACGAACCGGGAGCCACCCAAGATCTCCATAAGGCCATCGAACTCAATCCTAAGAGTGCAGTGGCCTATAATGGTTTGGGATTGGTGAAGATGAAACGGGGTAACTATGCAGGATCGCTCGAGGACCTCGGCAAAGCCATTGAAATCGACCCAGAGGACGCGACTGCCTATAGGAACCGGGGTGTGGCAAAGATTGAACTCAAGGACTACACGGGCGCTCTTCAAGACTACAATAAAGTCGTTGCGATTCGCCCGGACAACCCCAAAGCTTATCATGATTGCGGGTATGCAAAGTACCTCCTGAAAGACTATGCCGGGGCGCTGCAGGATCTCACGAAGGCCATCGACCTGAAGCTGCAAAAATCGGATCTTTATTGTCTCCGGGGCGCGACAAAGGCAAACCTTAAAGACGATGTCGGGGCAATCGATGACTTCAGTAAAGCCATACTGCTTGACGCCAGGAACGCAGAGGCTTATAGCAATCGGGGAGCCGAGAAAAGGGAACTTAAAGACTTTGAGGGAGCCCTTCGAGATCTGAATACAGCCATTGAACTTGACCCAAAACGTGCGATGGCTTATAATAATCGTGCGCTGACGAAAGCTGACCTCAAAGACTACAGCGGGGCTTTACAAGACGAAAATAAGGCCATTGAACTTGATCCGGAAGATGAACAGTATCATTACAAACGGGGACAATTGAAATATGATATGAAAGACTGGCCCGGGGCGCTGCAAGATTTCAGTAGAGCAATGGAACTCAGGCCGGAATATTCAGATGTTTACAACGCCCGCGGTGCAACCATGGTCAAGCTGAATGACTATGCGGGTGCCGTGCAGAGCTTTGACAAAGCAATCGAAATGGATTCAAAGAATGCAGAGAGCTATTCCAATCGAGGAGCGACAAAAATCATGCTCAAAGACCCTGCGGGAGCTATCCAGGATATCAACAAAGCCATTGAACTGGATGCGAGCTATGTGATGGCCTATAACAATCGGGGAAAGGCGAAGGATGACCTTGAAGACTATTCCGGCGCGATCCGGGATTTTGACAAAGCCATCGAACTCGAACCAAAGAATCCAGCGTATGTGAGTGCCTATAATAACCGGGGACACGCGAAAGGCAAATTGCACGACTATGCGGGAGCCCTTCAAGACTACCGCATGGCGTTGGAACTCGATTCATCTCTTGTGGAGGCCTACAGCGGACGGGGATATTTAAAATTACAAATGAATGACTTCGATGGGGCAATACTAGATTTTCATAAGGCGCTGGATCTCAATCCGAGGCTCGACGGCGTGTATAATAACCTGGGCTATGCAAAGCTAAAGCTCAAGGACTATACGGGAGCCCTTCAGGATTGCAGCAAGGCCATCGAGCTAAACCCCAAGGACGCATATCCGTATAACAACCGCGCCGATGCGAAATGCGAGTTGGGAGACTACACGGGAGCCCTTCTCGATTGTTCAACATCCCTGGAACTCGACGCTAAAAACGAATATGCTTATAACGTTTTGGGTAAAATAAGATCGAAACGCAAAGAATATACAGAGGCCATGAGCGCTTTCAACAAAGCCATCGAGCTCAATCCCAAATTTGCAGAAGGATATAGAAGTCGTGGACTGGAAAAAATAGCAAGAGGTGATAGAACTCAGGGTTGCTCAGACTTGCGCAAGGCCATGGAATTAGGCGATTCCACTTCTGATGTTTTGATAAAACAATATTGCAAGTAA
- a CDS encoding tetratricopeptide repeat protein encodes MVKRVAFFLFFYWGCVHSITAQTARNHYDEGVEQAELKDYKGAILCFNRAIRLDPKFVEAYIERGDAKGKVKDHLGAIQDYSTAIELRPTYAAYFNRAFEKIGIEDFAGGLLDIDQAIRLDRKQEQAYNLRGLAKFALEDMEGAIKDFTKAIKIDPKICLGL; translated from the coding sequence ATGGTAAAACGAGTCGCTTTCTTTTTGTTCTTCTATTGGGGTTGTGTCCATTCCATCACAGCGCAAACCGCAAGAAATCATTATGACGAAGGTGTAGAGCAGGCTGAGCTTAAGGATTATAAAGGGGCCATTCTATGTTTCAATAGAGCCATAAGACTTGATCCAAAGTTTGTAGAGGCTTACATAGAGCGGGGAGATGCAAAAGGCAAGGTAAAGGACCACCTGGGAGCCATTCAAGACTACAGCACGGCAATCGAGCTTAGACCGACCTATGCGGCATACTTCAATCGGGCATTTGAGAAGATTGGAATCGAAGACTTTGCCGGGGGCCTTCTCGATATCGACCAGGCTATTCGTCTTGATAGGAAGCAGGAACAGGCATACAATTTGCGTGGGCTTGCAAAGTTTGCGCTTGAAGATATGGAGGGTGCCATCAAAGACTTCACGAAGGCCATCAAGATCGACCCGAAAATATGCCTTGGCCTATAG
- a CDS encoding aminotransferase class V-fold PLP-dependent enzyme → MKRRDLVKKLTALPFAGGFLPLAASANPADNVQPASGPLELGPSIYESIGVEPIINCRGTFTIIGGSVERPEVVAAMKAASGHFVQYDELAYGVGRRLAEVTGAEWGMVSSGCAAGMKHVTAACVTGGNPEKLIRIPDLTGFEKDEVIIPAYARNVYDHALRNIGVKIVTVNTAEELEHAINPRTALIYIMSGDESEPGQPLSLEVIASKAKPKNIPVLVDAAAEILTIPNVHLKQGATVVVYSGGKAICGPQCAGLVLGSKDLLMSAWQASSPHHGPGRDNKVGKEEMLGMLAAVEAWVKRDHQAEWKTWLSYTDYIAKQVSKIDGIKTSVEEPTGLSNRSPVLNISWDPDKLNITGEEVAEIFARNKPRIAIGGRSEKDKTSINITTGQMQPGNDKVVAERIVNLLSQKRPPRVTTLAAPGAKIGGHWDVTVEFFSSKSAHKLYIEQDGNWIQGSHTSDFSVQEVMGMVEGDQVKLRSSFRVPGDGITYMFSGTISGDAFSGSIYLGEYQTAKFTAKRSTYKAERRRVVIPGGPPLAT, encoded by the coding sequence ATGAAACGAAGAGACTTAGTAAAAAAATTAACTGCCCTACCTTTTGCCGGAGGTTTTTTACCGCTCGCAGCATCGGCAAACCCGGCAGACAATGTGCAACCCGCATCAGGCCCGCTCGAACTCGGCCCCTCGATCTATGAGTCGATCGGCGTTGAGCCGATCATCAATTGCAGAGGCACCTTCACCATCATCGGTGGTTCGGTGGAGCGGCCCGAAGTTGTCGCCGCCATGAAGGCGGCATCGGGACACTTCGTTCAATATGACGAACTGGCCTATGGTGTAGGGCGCCGGCTGGCAGAAGTTACCGGCGCAGAGTGGGGAATGGTTTCATCGGGATGTGCCGCGGGAATGAAACACGTCACAGCCGCCTGCGTTACCGGTGGCAACCCGGAGAAGCTGATCCGCATCCCCGATCTGACGGGCTTCGAGAAAGATGAAGTGATCATCCCGGCCTATGCCAGGAACGTATATGATCACGCCCTTCGAAACATCGGCGTCAAAATCGTGACCGTTAATACGGCCGAAGAGCTGGAGCACGCCATCAACCCACGAACAGCACTCATCTATATCATGAGCGGCGACGAGTCCGAGCCCGGCCAGCCCCTGTCGCTGGAAGTGATCGCTTCGAAAGCCAAGCCCAAGAACATTCCGGTGCTGGTGGATGCGGCGGCAGAAATATTGACCATTCCCAATGTGCATTTGAAACAAGGAGCAACCGTTGTGGTCTACAGCGGAGGCAAAGCCATTTGTGGTCCCCAATGCGCCGGCCTGGTGCTTGGCAGCAAGGACTTGCTGATGTCGGCATGGCAGGCAAGCTCACCCCACCACGGCCCCGGCCGCGACAACAAAGTGGGCAAGGAAGAAATGTTGGGCATGCTCGCCGCGGTGGAAGCGTGGGTGAAACGCGATCACCAGGCCGAATGGAAAACCTGGCTCTCGTATACCGACTATATCGCCAAACAAGTTTCAAAAATCGATGGCATCAAGACATCCGTGGAAGAGCCAACAGGCCTTTCCAACCGTTCACCCGTCCTGAACATTTCATGGGATCCCGACAAGCTCAACATCACGGGCGAAGAAGTGGCCGAGATCTTTGCCAGGAACAAACCGAGAATTGCCATTGGAGGCAGAAGTGAAAAAGACAAGACTTCCATCAACATCACCACCGGTCAAATGCAACCGGGCAATGATAAAGTGGTAGCCGAACGCATTGTGAACCTGCTCTCGCAAAAGCGGCCACCCCGGGTGACCACCCTGGCGGCGCCGGGAGCAAAGATCGGTGGCCATTGGGATGTGACGGTGGAATTCTTTAGCAGCAAAAGCGCGCACAAACTCTACATCGAGCAAGACGGCAACTGGATCCAGGGCTCGCATACGTCCGACTTCTCCGTTCAGGAAGTGATGGGTATGGTGGAAGGCGACCAGGTGAAACTTCGCAGCAGCTTCCGGGTGCCCGGCGATGGCATCACCTACATGTTCTCCGGAACCATTTCGGGCGACGCCTTCTCAGGTTCTATCTATCTCGGCGAATATCAAACCGCAAAATTCACTGCCAAGCGCTCCACCTACAAAGCAGAACGCAGACGCGTAGTGATCCCCGGCGGCCCGCCGTTGGCCACGTAG